The Solanum lycopersicum chromosome 2, SLM_r2.1 DNA window TATGGAAATGGAACTACTCTACTTCTTTTTCACTGAATAATCAGTCTTTTTGCATCTTCGAGCGACATACATAATGTCATCTCCCCTTACACCTCTATCCTTCTTCACCTTACTAGGATTGGTTCACCACAGGATTCAAACTTGTCCGCACTATACTACCtttgacgaagaagaagaagaataaagaacTATCCAGCATCATCGATATATGATAGCAGAACTactctactttttcttttaactgAATAATCAGTCGTTTTGCATCTTTGAGCGCATAGATAATGTCCTCTCCCCTCTATCCTTTCTTCACCTTACTATGATTGGTTCACCACAGGACTCAAACTTGTCGGCACTATACTACCTTTGCCATATCGCTATACGAAGTACAACGACTCTAGCAACAGTTTGATCCTAAGAAACAAATCAAATGGCAAAGGTAACAGATAACTGATCAGCCATAACCTCAACCTTAGAGGAGTGAACTTTCATAGCTTTTGCAGCCTTATTAAATTGAACAAATGCATAAAATGGACCTCAATTCTCATAATTTTTAATGACATTAGAGGTCTGCAATTCCTGCACCTCAACTAATTCATAAGTACCTGCTAcagtccacaaaaaaaaattccagtAACTATGCTAGGTAGGCAAGAGCAGAAGGACTCGCACTGAGTGATATAATTGGTATTCTCTATGTTATTACTCTTAATTATTAACCATAAGAAGTAGCTGAGAGACCCGGAAAAATGTAGAGACAATTCCTGCCTGTACCACTAAGACTAAATGATTTGGTGGTTAAATACATTGACTAGACAATTTTGGCATTTCTGGTTCTACAGTGATGATCAGAGTCTACAAACCAAAATTCGCACCATGTAGCTCAATTTATAGATTTTCAAGCATCCAAACTAGCTGAGAACTACACAAATGTCCTACATTAATGCCAAAACTTAACTAGAGAAAGCACATAGCAGAAAATGAGAACATCACACAATTAACCATTTACCTGTGGGGGAAAGTTAAGTACTTAGTCATAGGCACAGTAATGAGATTCCTCCTGGCATTAACAGCAGACTTTTGCACTGCAGCAATAACCTCTTTAGCTTTACCAACTCCAACACCTACTTGCCCTTTTTTATCACCCACAACCACAACAGCCCTAAAATGCAATTGCTTTCCACCTTTAACAACCTTAGTAACTCTCCTAACTTGCACCACTCTCTCGTCAAACCCATCTTTGGCCTTCTCCTTCTTGGTTTTCCCAAACGAGGTAGTCTTTTTCACCTTAGAATCCATTGCATATATGTCATTCCCAAGAAAAGTCTCTCCGCTATAAGCAGCCCCATAAAGCTCTTCATACGCTTTTGCAATTTCTTCTTCAGACTCCATTGGACCGTCATCGAAAGATGCTGGTTCTATAAAGTCTTCAGGACGCTCTGGAGGGTCATAAGTGGAGATCTCCTCTGGGTCTGTGTTGTCAAAGAAAGTGGTTTCAGCAGTTGTAGAATTTGGTTTAATGGGGTCGAATTTTGTTGGGTTTAAGAGGAGATGAAATGGTGACTGGATGGTTTTTGGGATGAAGAATGTATGGTGGGGTTGGGATTGAAAAGGAGAAAAGCGAGATGGGGCGCgtagagagagagaagagaaggTGGAGAGAGAAGACGCTGCCATTGTTGTTTTGTATCAATGGCGAAGTAGAGAGGAAGAAAATGTAGAGAGTGTAATCTTATCCTTTGGATAAAGAAGGAACATGGGCCGAGTTGGGCCTAATTTTGGGCCTCCTATCATGAATGTAAACTTGTAAACCCGCTCGGAAAAAACTTATCTGCACTGGGTGTTTACATCCAATTAATGCAAGCTCcattattatgtaatttaataaagtaaaacacatgttaattaattaagattaattaaaatgaattataaatttaacaCATGACATgcatgtattgaattgatgtaaatTATATACGAAATATCAATTATACTTGGCAAGCTTGATAGATTTATATAACGAGCTTGTACAGTAGCTCACAAACCACACatcaaatataaattacatTATGAAAGTTTAGTAGACTGAAAAGGCCTTTGAGGGGAAATAGTTCCTGATATTTCTCTATAGAATACTACATGTTGCATTAACTTCAATCACCCGTAAGAGTAGACGTATTTGAATGAGTTCTTTACTTAAGGCTAACATTTGAGTCTTATTTGAAGGTAGGTCACTCAAATTCTTTTTGTAGAGTATGACTCTAAATTACTGTTAATTTTACAAGTCTCCAAAGTTTCTTAGTCTGTACCTCCCCTTCCTCTTTTCCTCCTGCACGTCTCTGTCTCTAGTTTCTGCACTAAATACAATGAGCTGTGGAAACTATACTTCACGATGAGTCGATGACGGCACTCCTGGAAGAAAAACGCATCGAAAAGGCATGACACCAATGATACATGGAAATTATACTTCACAACTTGAggaattgtaattttttttgacaatatcaCGAATAGTTGGCCAACAATCAAATGAACAGAACGCTGAGATTAATGCATCAGAAGGAAACTGACAATTCAGGGACTTGACACCAATCTAATCATTCAGGAGAAAAGCAATCATGAATAACAAAAGGTAGCAGGAGATCTATGAAAGTTTTGTGGCTTAACAAGAACAAGGAGGTTTAGTCACTGATACAGCCTTGCATTCATACATTTAGTTAAGTATCAACTTCCAAATGATAAAATAGAGCAGAAAAGTTTGAAAGAAATGTCGAAAGTTGGTGTCTGATACAGCCTTTCGAATAACTCATTATTCAAATAGTGATGTAATTTTGATAAGAGAATGAAGAAGGTGGCTGTTGTATCTTGATCCACAAAGAAGCATCAGGTCCATATCTTGATCCACTGGTCATGGCTCACTGAAGCTATGGTTCCACCCAAAGGTGAACCTGCTAGTGAAGTAATTATATCAGTATGTGCACTATATGACTGAGTTGTGCTGCTCTGGTAGAAAGGATTCCACAGCTCTAGGAACTGCAACAACATTAGACAGGTATAAGACGGAAAAAGAGAAAGCAAATCAACGACTATACATATGAATAAACTTCAAACATGTAAGCTTTCATCTGACACACCAATAACTCCATTAGGAGATCTTATATTCATGAATTTCCCTCAACGAAGAAGTTTCAAGCGCCGTGGAATGATCAGACACAAGTAGGAAAGCCAAAAATGTTCAGATGAAATCAAAATATGCAattatcattttctttattgaGACGAAAATATAGCAAAATAATCAGAAGCAAACCTCATATCAATCTGAGCATTTTGAGACATTATACGGGCAATAGAACCCAAAATCGCAGACTTCGCATATTCTTACCCTCCTAATGTTCTTTTTCCAGCTCTTAGATTTGGCTGACCAAGAGAGAagttctttgtttttgtttttgtttttctttttcaggATTGTTCAATATCCAAGCATCTTAAGTTAGGTTTGTTGTTTTTAAATTCTATGAGCTCAAAAACCTCAGCATAAATGACCACATTGTATTAACCATACCTCAAAGGAACCAATCACCAACACTTGAACGTGCCCTGGGTGAAAAGTGCATGACTGGAACTTATTGCCACCAGAGCACAATTCATATAAACACTTCCCATCACTAACAGACCATATCCGTGCACTATCTTCACTCACGGATGCCAGGTATCTCCCAGTCACATGCCAGCAGATTGAGCGGATGTCTTTGACATGTCCCTATAAATCGAAGGAAACGAAACCACATTGATAAAATATGGTAATGCAACagaaaagaaattttgaaacaaGTTTGatcaatgatcaagaatgagtaTCTTACTAGTAACTTTTTTTGAATGCTGCTAGTTTCGacatcaaaaatatttacaacATTTCCACTAGAACTTGCCAAAAAGTCCCCACGTTGAGGTTGAAATCTAACGTGTCTACTACCTCCCTGCATTTGTACCAAGAACTAATCAAACAATTTTGCAGTGAATGATAATAGCAAGTTCTTTGTAACCCACTCTGTTTAGAACAGTGAACAATGCATTGTTGAATGTGATATGGATGTTGGTTCATATAAGATTATGAAAATCCTTTTATTTCCTCAACTATGTATTTGTATGTCTATTCACACAACTTGTATGGACTTCTTTGTCCCCAGACCCTTTTTAGAGTTTTGCCATCGGAACTCGGCCTTCTAAATCACAATGATGACCAACCTGGTCTTGAAAACCTTGAATTTTCtcagaatgaagaagaaaaaataaagagaaacattTCCCACAATAAAATGCAGGAAGTCATGAAAAAGAAGATTCAAGAATGATTTAGAATCAAGTAATTAAGTAATCTCCAAATTGAAATGGAAGCATAAAAGGaagttaaatatcaaattatgGAGCCTTTTTATCAAATAGAGAAACCTCTttataaatatctttaaaaaaagaaaggaactAGAGCCACCAACCTTAAAAATGAGGTCGCATTCACCCCTACTGACATCCCACAGTCTAATGTCGTTGCTGGTATCACAAGAACTGAGGAGGCCCAACTTTGTTGGATGAAAATCCGTAGACATTACGTGCTCAACATGCCCGACAAGGTTTTGGAAAGGGTTGCTTGGCTGGATAATGACAAAATGGTGAGATATGTACAGTATCAAAGTTGTAATAACTAATAGACACAGGTCAAAAAGTACCAATTCAAGAGATTAAGTCAGTTTTTGAGAAATCCTGATAACCAGAAGAAAAGACAAAAGGTTCTGAAGGTCTAAAGACTTCATAAGATGTATTAGTAACAGCAAGTCCTCAAATATCGACTCAAATGAAATGTATTATAGATAACATAACATGATGATGCTGATATTTGGTATAATTGCGATAAATCTTTTGAGTATCCTTACTACAGAGAGAAAGAATGTTGGCCATAAATGTCACGTTACAATTGTCTGAGCAgctaagaaaatatatatgttcACGTTTAAGTACAAGCAAAAGAATCAGGATAATATCAGCACAAAAATCAGAAGAAATAATGTGGACCAAGAACAACGAAATCATAGAACTGATAAATATATATCCTGGTGATTGGACTCTCTGCTGACTGCTACTTGTGAGCTGTTACAACTTAAGAGAAGAGTAACTGAAAGAGTCATTCGACCAAAGATCTGCAATGACAAATAGAGCTAGTACCTTGGCTGCATCCCATATCTTCACAGTTCTGTCAAAGGAAGATGTTGCAAACACTGTTGAGTGTGGTCTAAAACGGACATCTGTAACGTGGTGAGCATGACCTTCTCCACTATAAACATTGTTAGTTCTCAACTTCCAAATCAGTACCTAAGCATAAATTGCGTACAAGTTTGTTAACAGGAGAAATTGAGATAAGGGCTCGCCTATTCGACCAACTAGAATCCTGTTGAAGATTAATTAGACAAACCTTCTTGTCGTGTCCAGCAGCAGCCAACAACTCTCCTTCTGAATCGAAGTGGCAACATAGGAGCTTGCTAGTGTTTGTGTGAAGGTTGCTAATCGCTTTCAATGAATTGCCTGCATAGCAAAATGAAGTCAATTATCCTTTATGCCGATATGAGATAACTAGCAATTTATCCATCAGGGTAAGAGCCTGACAAAGTCAGAAGCTACAGTGTTTAATCTCAAAACCTTGGTGGGACATCACATTCTTGtcttctttcattttaaaaaagagttATACTGAACAAATGTAAGATCTGGCAAATTTTTACGAGAGAAGCTTACAGACAATACCATCTATTTGTCACCGTGAGAAGCTGACAAACACTACTTGCTTTTAGGAAAAGAGGTTTATCACAAAGAACAATATCATATATCAAAGGTCAACCATATACCATCATATATGTGCTATGAAGCTTCCAATACAGTACCTAAAACACTACTGGCACCTGGAAGAATGAATCAGGGTATAATGCTAATAAACCTGCACCATTGGGTTCTCTTGGACAAtttatttcttcaacatattAGGATTAGACACAACCTAGATGGGCGAGTATAGAACCTAACAAAATGGGACACCAGTTGTCTAAGGATTAACTATTTCTGTCAACcatcaataatataaattgcAACCTTCTTAATATTAATCTTCTTAGGGACCATTAAGGTTGTTGTCACCTACCTTCCCGTTCAGCTTGAGTGCGTGCAGGCGCAGCAAAACTAGCGACAGGAGTTTTCTCTTTCCCAACCTACAACTCAGGAATATATAAATGAGCCAGGAATAAAAGCAGATGAAGAACATATAGACATTTCATACGCAAGCGTCCAAGTGAATATAATGGTGAAAAGATGATGATGTCTATCAGTGACGAGTGAAATAGAATCACCAGCACATGAAGGGCATAAGAAGTAGATGCAGAAGAATGATCTTACAGGTTCCAGAGAATTCAATGGAGTTTTCCTCTTTGTGCCACTCTGATACAGAACGCATGTAAGAAATTAGAAGCCAAATAAGGGCGTAGACATGTTTCCTCAATTCTGGTACAGCTAAAAGAAATTTGAAGACATTCAAATAAGCCAGATACTTGTGACAGCCTTTATGATCTAAGACCAACCTTATTTGGATACTGCAGTCCCAGCTGGTTTCTGTGCTCCTGCACTACAGGTTGCTTTCCGAACCTTCTCATAATTCCTCCTATTTGCTGGTCAGCTGGTGAATTCTCTGGGATTCTTAGATTTGTCTCACCAAGCATCTGTTCaccagaagaagaagaagaagaagaaaaagtaaggCAGGAAAGAAACCTCAATCACATCAGTTTAGTAGGATAACCCTAAGTTTCTCGGACTCGGGTGGGTATCTAGAAGTCGGATCcttcatgattttatttttaagattcaGGGACATGGATCCATGTGATGGATACAGGTGGGGGGATTtgcctaaaaataattaaaatatgatattatgtgGAGAACTTTGAGGAGAATCCTGGAAggatattaaagaaaaaagagtcgcataaaaatttatatataaaatgtattccattttcttcaatttcaccttAGCTTTTGTATTGATCACAGAAATCATTAAAATTGTCCAGACTTTCCCCATTGATTTTGGTCAAAGTACCCAAAATCAGTTGACTAAATCGGATACGGATCCCACACACATACCCACGTTGTGTCGACACGGGTGCGGCACCAAAAGtaaagagtccgagcaacttagggATTGCCTATTTTTGGCCCTAAAAATGTTGAT harbors:
- the LOC101255358 gene encoding small ribosomal subunit protein uS5c, yielding MAASSLSTFSSLSLRAPSRFSPFQSQPHHTFFIPKTIQSPFHLLLNPTKFDPIKPNSTTAETTFFDNTDPEEISTYDPPERPEDFIEPASFDDGPMESEEEIAKAYEELYGAAYSGETFLGNDIYAMDSKVKKTTSFGKTKKEKAKDGFDERVVQVRRVTKVVKGGKQLHFRAVVVVGDKKGQVGVGVGKAKEVIAAVQKSAVNARRNLITVPMTKYLTFPHRSEGDFGAARVMLRPAAPGTGVIAGGAVRIVLEMAGVENALGKQLGSNNALNNARATVVAVQQMRQFSEVAQERGIPMEELWK
- the LOC101255055 gene encoding transcriptional corepressor LEUNIG_HOMOLOG-like; translated protein: MSKRGFHRTGEAFSNEIRANQNLVAINSPHEAFLQAWWSKFYEAYSSRFPDFPVFDVESFDKVAQSVDNVVGDYCPSNQSYASDLTGANISAMMPESSSPDLMDPSLSALLSSFDASYLSLDLSPPRDMTSGLHLPEMSEIGDMLPLASNAGYQMQQMPTVPAEWNARVDILGANWGGPMRTEPHLHAATSALPDLPELSDAGNNRSLQQASHRGWPSIDVGSVPRVISHQVVHPSVIVPTRKEQFPISTFFAQQNVLPSMAVQTWDKLRLPAPACSGDLFPMLTLADSSVKDAGMLGETNLRIPENSPADQQIGGIMRRFGKQPVVQEHRNQLGLQYPNKSGTKRKTPLNSLEPVGKEKTPVASFAAPARTQAEREGNSLKAISNLHTNTSKLLCCHFDSEGELLAAAGHDKKVLIWKLRTNNVYSGEGHAHHVTDVRFRPHSTVFATSSFDRTVKIWDAAKPSNPFQNLVGHVEHVMSTDFHPTKLGLLSSCDTSNDIRLWDVSRGECDLIFKGGSRHVRFQPQRGDFLASSSGNVVNIFDVETSSIQKKLLGHVKDIRSICWHVTGRYLASVSEDSARIWSVSDGKCLYELCSGGNKFQSCTFHPGHVQVLVIGSFEFLELWNPFYQSSTTQSYSAHTDIITSLAGSPLGGTIASVSHDQWIKIWT